One stretch of Apis cerana isolate GH-2021 linkage group LG8, AcerK_1.0, whole genome shotgun sequence DNA includes these proteins:
- the LOC108001720 gene encoding protein ELYS: protein MLLQGSYPGVDQLIKYPSSFKMRPSLIKLTQAFWLLDHEDYHGFLDMMTGQLVSDSDVKDWHHKLVLKTLIRSSQHKLALMYLRIKKPPLSSIQDKSTLISLSVEHGLVQSAFHRRPQSHYTQLLMCFFQACKNYDKLGDILHLALDSEEEEMFVKFLEDSKSEDIKLLYYLQRCRYMEANSGNLNIWFNSSVSKNMHTDMLNAYNATLPDVVKRFSVSINKTNLDAGLESRYPRPMTHKKSSQKNLNIYETVIKKAKETYLREEKSVIPFVTAPWATLKPSNERVNISCVMTPKIVQNNRKRTLEQVTHDEEDNEMKTPDRTKRRKLLDDDETVLNAVFNTPLVKRKISSNRNTPIETPHSILKIRQLIRSSTSPTIGSLQEEVMDNSVLDKERKVNRQIRFNISQSKKSSSDDEINGKEDFSKLNTSELSEEVFESPTVSEKSSIENAILSNNDYTCKNVYTARPRPSLRRTYLQTSTESINESLTNYSKSRNYCLSKIPKEQNTNCIFASTPLIKSSIPEESRYSSKESINTEIEKDIIPESKLSESIHQSNHLELCDDEKLKNEKNNYKDLSKNKEQCYQSFRDKPNEFIHDVEEYTSSKNGEHFDITDDESSDSDSEIVLVLDEIESKQKQESKSIPSDTNNIYGDLNITDDESDSNMEVQDTLQRSVTALDRQENSQKTRKNSVHDIPECTNSKDIVNISTLNLEVTPRITRSRRASSITKEINSSPLSSPSKVPSKTSRSRRASSLVKEVLLGSMVSTDENIKQTISSGSEGLSEMSTPKRTRGKRASSVTKDVSIETEGEEVKIPIRRSSRRSASVQKELEPVKSLSKNDEILSISNISTEDNMKKVQTKTTSSKMKQSSGGAKKSNANSSKLTKEYKTNEQEIEESSTIKSSRKRGSSVSKETISLIQTRRTSNVTKEIISQEIESPLEGIEEQFLVKQVINRPTANTRNRRSSIQSIPEELEEILSVPSKKRISTANKRQQNSRMRRAASVDLSQTEIKRKTRSTRSKGIFEETIIEEEIIETTNPVDDFNSKEVVMKKKRTTSDSSNQKIDGSRKTRKSIKQDTKDKETNQFLFSQPEKTKDLPLDQKAIGEVPKYMFSPPHTRSKTTTSDLRRWLLFN from the exons ATGTTATTACAAGGATCTTATCCTGGAGTTgatcaattaatcaaatatccttcttcttttaaaatgagACCAAGTCTTATAAAACTTACTCAAGCTTTCTGGCTACTTGATCATGAAGACTATCATGGTTTTCTGGATATGATGACTGGTCAATTAGTTAGTGATTCTGATGTCAAAGATTGGCATCATAAACTTGTATTAAAGACACTGATAAGGAGCAGTCAACATAAATTAGCTTTGATGTATCTACGTATAAAAAAACCACCTTTGTCATCAATTCAAGATAAAAGTACATTGATAAGTTTATCAGTAGAACATGGATTAGTTCAATCTGCTTTTCATCGCAGACCACAATCACATTATACACAGTTACTTATGTGCTTCTTTCAAGcttgtaaaaattatgataaactcggagatattttacatttggCTCTAGACTCCGAAGAGGAAGAAATGTTTGTCAAATTTCTGGAAGATTCGAAATctgaagatataaaattattatattatttacagcgGTGTCGTTATATGGAAGCAAATAgtggaaatttgaatatatggtTCAATTCTTCTGTCTCTAAAAATATGCATACCGATATGTTAAACGCCTATAATGCAACTTTACCTGATGTGGTGAAGCGATTTTCTGTAagcataaataaaacaaatttagatGCAGGTTTAGAGTCTAGATATCCCAGACCCATGACTCATAAAAAAAgttctcaaaaaaatttaaatatttatgaaacagTTATTAAGAAAGCAAAAGAGACTTATCTTAGAGAGGAAAAATCTGTAATTCCTTTTGTCACTGCTCCTTGGGCTACATTAAAACCAAGTAACGAAAGAGTTAATATAAGCTGTGTAATGACTCCTAAAATAgtacaaaataatagaaaacgcACTTTAGAACAAGTTACACATGATGAAGAAGACAATGAAATGAAAACTCCAGATAGAACAAAGCGTAGAAAGTTACTGGATGATGATGAAACAGTTTTAAATGCTGTATTTAATACTCCATTggtaaaacgaaaaatatccaGTAATAGAAATACTCCGATTGAAACTCCGCattctattctaaaaattcgGCAGCTTATAAGATCCTCAACTTCTCCAACTATAGGTAGTTTACAAGAAGAAGTCATGGACAATTCTGTATTAGATAAAGAGCGTAAAGTTAATCGACAGATACGATTCAATATTAGCCAATCAAAGAAAAGTAGTTCTGATGACGAGATTAatggaaaagaagatttttctaAACTTAATACTTCAGAATTAAGTGAAGAAGTTTTTGAAAGTCCAACAGTGAgtgaaaaatcttcaattgaaaatgcaatcttatcaaataatgattatactTGTAAAAATGTTTACACAGCTCGACCTAGACCAAGTCTTAGAAGAACTTATTTGCAAACATCCACAGAATCTATAAACGAATCTTTaactaattattcaaaatcaagAAACTAT tgtttatcaaaaattccTAAGGAACAGAATACTAATTGTATTTTTGCGTCGACTCCTTTGATAAAAAGTTCTATTCCAGAAGAATCACGATATAGTTCAAAAGAATCTATAAATACAGAGatcgaaaaagatattattccaGAAAGTAAACTTTCAGAAAGTATACATCAATCAAATCATTTAGAATTATGtgatgatgaaaaattaaaaaatgaaaaaaataattataaagatctTTCGa AGAACAAAGAGCAATGTTATCAATCGTTTCGCGATAAACCGAATGAATTTATTCACGACGTTGAAGAATATACGAGTTCAAAGAATGGTGAGCATTTCGATATTACTGATGATGAGTCTTCGGATAGTGATAGTGAGATAGTTTTAGTTCTTGATGAAATAGAGAGTAAACAAAAACAAGAATCGAAATCAATACCTTCAGacactaataatatttatggtgatttaaatattacagatGATGAATCTGATTCTAATATGGAAGTACAAGATACTCTTCAAAGAAGTGTTACAGCTTTAGATAGACAAGAAAACAGCCA aaaaacaagaaagaaCTCAGTCCATGATATACCAGAATGTACAAATTCAAaagatattgttaatatatctaCTTTAAACTTAGAAGTTACACCTAGAATAACCAGATCACGTAGAGCTTCTTCCATTACAAAAGAAATCAATTCATCTCCTTTAAGTTCACCTTCTAAAGTTCCATCAAAAACATCACGGTCGAGACGAGCCAGTTCGCTTGTAAAAGAAGTATTACTTGGATCTATGGTATCTacagatgaaaatattaaacagaCGATCTCTTCTGGATCAGAAGGATTATCCGAAATGTCAACTCCAAAAAGAACTAGAGGTAAACGAGCATCTTCTGTAACCAAAGATGTTTCTATAGAAACAGAAGGTGAAGAAGTCAAGATTCCAATAAGAAGAAGCAGTAGACGTTCTGCTTCAGTACAGAAAGAGCTAGAACCAGTAAAATCTTTATCAAAGAACGATGAAATATTgtcaatatctaatatatcaaCAGAAGATAACATGAAAAAAGTTCAAACAAAAACTACAAGTTCAAAGATGAAACAATCTTCTGGAGGAGCAAAAAAATCGAATGCAAACTCTTctaaattaacaaaagaatataaaacaaatgaacaagaaatagaagaatcaAGTACTATTAAATCGTCAAGAAAACGTGGTAGTTCTGTATCTAAGGAGACAATTAGTCTAATACAAACTCGGAGAACTAGTAATGTAACTAAGGAAATTATTTCACAAGAAATTGAATCACCACTAGAAGGAATAGAAGAGCAGTTTTTGGTAAAACAAGTAATAAATAGACCAACTGCGAATACACGTAATCGTAGATCATCGATACAATCAATACCAGAAGAACTTGAAGAAATTCTAAGTGTTCCatcaaaaaagagaatatctaCTGCAAATAAGAGGCAACAGAATTCCCGAATGAGAAGAGCTGCAAGCGTTGATTTATcacaaacagaaataaaaagaaaaaccagaAGTACTCGGAGCAAAGGAATCTTTGAAGAGAcaataatagaagaagaaataatagaaaccaCAAATCCAGTAGACGATTTTAATAGTAAAGAAgttgttatgaaaaaaaagcgTACAACTTCAGATTCCTCTAATCAAAAAATAGATGGATCAAGGAAAActcgaaaatcaataaaacaaGATACTAAAGATAAAGAAACtaaccaatttttattttcacaaccAGAGAAAACAAAAGATCTACCATTGGATCAAAAAg cAATTGGAGAAGTtccaaaatatatgttttcacCTCCCCATACTAGATCAAAAACTACGACTTCCGATCTTCGTAGGtggttacttttcaattag
- the LOC108001721 gene encoding coiled-coil domain-containing protein 50 yields MAKSVLSSDTLPKAGRVNEVCREWLVHEDGALAYRLQDEEIREHYSSNKMRNAQVREDLPRAKVEQELETLKYQSYIQQQEERDALVAKQIALSLEREERQRERELQEQMRLQLRLDDEAAQLEIERHIQEEKDEELARKLQQEEEESAISNHDGPINEQLLLDQKIAMEAQDAELARMLQEKERAKIRKARQKARQRKLERQQLQELEEQNLTEKPQRPDRLELKNVQSKTRIQQSLNYPQYPDPEEIQILDDSIENIREVQNVAAIIDPTYNGNIHKNTSSSSSSTVSPTYALPTPPQELMNDDVPCYMPIQGQRRNQMQSPSQTHEEKHKRRVKDGCKQQ; encoded by the exons ATGGCAAAATCTGTATTAAGTTCTGACACATTGCCAAAAGCAGGTCGAGTAAATGAag TGTGTCGTGAATGGTTGGTGCATGAGGATGGAGCTCTCGCGTATCGTTTACAGGATGAAGAAA TTAGAGAACATTACTCTAGCAACAAAATGCGTAATGCACAAGTCAGAGAAGATTTACCAAGAGCTAAAGTTGAACAAGAATTGGAAACTCTCAAATATCAATCCTACATTCAGCAGCa agaagaaagagatgcACTAGTTGCAAAACAAATTGCATTATCTTTAGAACGTGAAGAAAGACAACGAGAACGAGAATTGCAAGAACAAATGAGACTGCAATTGAGGTTGGATGACGAAGCTGCACAGCTTGAAATTGAACGACATattcaagaagaaaaagatgag GAATTAGCAAGAAAATTAcagcaagaagaagaagaaagtgcTATAAGTAACCACGATGGTCCTATTAATGAGCAATTACTATTAGATCAAAAAATTGCAATGGAAGCACAGGATGCTGAATTAGCACGAATGCTTCAAGAAAAAGAACGTGCAAAAATAAGGAAAGCTAGACAAAAAGCTAGACAAAGAAAATTGGAACGACAACAACTTCAAGAATTAGAAGAACAAAATCTCACAGAGAAACCTCAACGACCTGATAGATTAGAATTGAAGAATGTGCAAAGTAAGACTAGAATACAACAGTCTTTAAATTATCCTCAATATCCTGATCCTGAAGAAATACAAATACTAGAtgattcaattgaaaatataagagaAGTGCAAAATGTGGCTGCAATTATTGATCCTAcatataatggaaatatacataaaaacacTTCAAGTAGTTCAAGCAGTACAGTAAGCCCTACATATGCATTACCTACACCACCACAGGAGCTTATGAATGATGATGTTCCATGTTACATGCCTATCCAAGGACAACGAAGAAATCAAATGCAATCTCCGTCCCAAACTCATGAAGAAAAGCATAAACGTCGAGTGAAAGATGGTTGCAAACAACAATAG
- the LOC108001672 gene encoding basement membrane-specific heparan sulfate proteoglycan core protein-like → MYCAQSDEGLGDFVALVIKEKRVEFRYDIGSGPAIITSNHILQPGVWTHVSINRDFKEGNLTVNGEPTVIGKSPGSDRIMTLNTPLYIGGVDRRKITINKNAGVNKTFRGCISDLGVSSINVDILKSAIDSANIDDCNVLHPNQIKITTVITTTSSTTTPYNPCASNPCIHGICQNTDSYDYSCTCEYGYVGRNCENILKQCELLLPCRNGGTCTDLHGSYKCDCQLGYNGQNCEKLAEITYDVAFRGDGWLELDKNVMIHEEEREVLGFEISTNKTRGLIMWHGQIPSNLNPDHYMALAVVDGYVEYQYDLGTGPVVIRVTAQKVDDGERHRIILKRQGSDGSIELNGEHMESSTSYGTQQDLNTRGNVYLGGVPDYAMTYGKYQEGFSGCIYTMEVQDSGAIDIGDKAIRGKNVSPCTRARWIPSSLVFTNADTDMFDAFVPPPPVNIIHPKPAANLAAYNIKHYSLLILFQNLLAFIIDVRKKSVFFTILYIDILKYILS, encoded by the exons ATGTATTGTGCTCAAAGTGACGAAGGATTAGGAGACTTTGTGGCACTAGTAATCAAGGAAAAACGCGTCGAGTTCCGGTACGACATTGGTTCTGGTCCTGCAATCATTACATCAAATCATATCCTTCAGCCAGGTGTATGGACGCATGTATCCATAAATAGGGACTTCAAAGAAGGAAATTTAACTGTGAATGGAGAACCTACAGTAATAGGCAAATCTCCAGGAAGTGATCGCATTATGACACTTAATACACCCCTCTACATTGGAGGTGTTGATCGCAGAAAAAtcacaataaacaaaaatgcTGGTGTGAATAAAACTTTTCGAGGTTGCATCAGTGAT CTTGGAGTTTCTTCAATAAATGTAGACATACTAAAATCAGCTATAGACTCAGCAAATATAGATGATTGTAACGTTTTGCATcctaatcaaattaaaataactactGTAATCACCACAACATCATCTACTACGACTCCCTATAATCCGTGTGCCTCGAATCCCTGCATTCATGGAATATGTCAAAATACTGACTCTTATGACTATTCTTGCACTTGTGAATATGGCTATGTAGGCAGAAACTGTGAGAACATTCTAAAACAATGTGAGCTACTTCTTCCCTGTAGAAATGGAGGCACGTGTACAGATCTCCATGGATCTTACAAATGCGATTGTCAACTGGGTTATAATGgacaaaattgtgaaaaac tCGCAGAAATAACATATGACGTTGCATTCAGAGGAGATGGCTGGTTAGAATTGGATAAGAATGTAATGATACATGAAGAAGAGCGTGAAGTATTaggttttgaaatttcaacgaaTAAGACTAGGGGATTAATCATGTGGCATGGACAGATACCAAGTAATTTGAATCCTGATCATTATATGGCTCTTGCTGTGGTTGATGg CTATGTAGAATATCAATATGATTTAGGAACAGGTCCAGTAGTGATTCGTGTCACTGCACAGAAAGTAGATGATGGAGAAAgacatagaataattttaaaacgccAAGGAAGTGATGGTAGTATTGAATTAAATGGTGAACATATGGAAAGTAGTACTAGTTATGGAACACAACAAGATTTAAACACTAGAGGTAATGTGTACTTGGGAGGAGTGCCGGATTATGCTATGACTTATGGAAAATATCAAGAAGGATTTTCTGGTTGCATTTATACTATGGAAGTGCAAGATTCTGGAGCCATAGACATCGGAGACAAAGCTATAAggggaaaaaatgtttcacCATGTACTAG AGCAAGATGGATTCCTTCTTCTTTGGTATTTACTAATGCAGACACTGATATGTTCGATGCATTCGTTCCTCCACCTCCTGTTAATATAATTCACCCAAAACCAGCGGCCAATTTAGCTGCTTATAATATCAAACATTATtcgttgttaattttatttcaaaatctgcTCGCTTTTATCATagatgtaagaaaaaaaagcgtattttttacaatattatatatagacattttgaaatatatactaagttaa
- the LOC108001668 gene encoding protein-S-isoprenylcysteine O-methyltransferase: MLCYDGKLSFFCFIFTGLIAVLSEILLRLEFDIFQIYFNNIWLMHLFQYGFLNILLLLVFYGFSYQVAVRAVFLGYGFGIGIILFFVAPPSWQMFGIYVTVLATFHYTEFLSIAWINPSSLSIDSFILNHSIAYGVAACCSWIEFIIERLYFPGMKEASFISYFGLILCICGEFLRKLAMFTAKHNFNHIVQNEKMDNHELITYGVYKICRHPSYVGWFYWSIGTQLILQNPFCLFAYTMTSWKFFHDRILIEEVTLLNFFGQDYIEYQKKVSTGLPFISGYKLDL, encoded by the exons ATGTTATGTTATGATGGAAAACTTagttttttctgttttatattCACTGGTTTAATCGCGGttttatcagaaatattaCTAAGGTtagaattcgatatttttcaaatatatttcaataatatttggcttatgcatttatttcaatatggattcttaaatatacttttacttCTTGTATTTTATGGTTTCTCTTATcag gtTGCTGTAAGAGCTGTATTTTTAGGATATGGATTTGGAATtggaattatattgttttttgttgCACCACCTTCATGGCAGATGTTTGGAATATACGTTACAGTTCTAGCAACATTTCATTATAcagaatttttaagtattgCTTGGATAAATCCGTCTTCACTTTCTATCGatagtttcattttaaatcaCAGCATAGCTTATGGAGTGGCAGCATGCTGTAGTtggatagaatttattatagaaagacTATATTTTCCTGGGATGAAAGAAGCTTCCTTCATATCATATTTTGGATTAATACTATGCATTTGTGGAGAATTTTTGAGAAAGCTGGCAATGTTTACTGCCAaacataatttcaatcatattgtgcaaaatgaaaaaatggacAATCATGAATTAATTACCTACggtgtttataaaatttgtaggCATCCCAGTTATGTAGGCTGGTTTTATTGGTCTATAGGAACAcag ttAATACTTCAGAATCCATTTTGTCTCTTTGCATATACTATGAcatcttggaaatttttccatgatcgtattttaattgaagaagTCACTCTGCTTAATTTTTTTGGACAAGATTATATAGAATACCAAAAAAAAGTTAGTACGGGATTACCTTTTATATCTGGTTATAAATTGGATTTATAG
- the LOC108001717 gene encoding INO80 complex subunit E: protein MLEEWYCRSIANNNADAEDDDDDSPEEEVPNYKDQYRNLKRKLKFLIYENECFQEALRSTQRKLLKVNRDKSFLLDRLLQYEKVDASFSESDETESSDEEVTRLDTSKRKKIEIGISNHTPHHIPTVTKPLNTSKKKKPTPKVTKSNNTPIVQSSNNIVPMSLMSDGHMTPEEVERHLESRQTYLELVPEKAPPTVPTEMFSNDPSLDSESNEIGELETSPSNIGEDCPSVDMMAE from the exons ATGTTGGAAGAATGGTATTGTCGTTCAATTGCAAACAACAATGCAGATGCAGAAGATGATGACGATGATAGTCCAGAGGAGGAAGTGCCTAATTACAAGGATCAATATCGAaatcttaaaagaaaattaaaatttttaatttat GAAAATGAATGTTTTCAAGAAGCTTTACGATCTACACAAAGAAAACTACTTAAAGTAAATAgggataaaagttttttattggATAGATTATTACAATATGAGAAGGTAGATGCTTCATTCAGTGAAAGTGATGAAACAGAATCATCTGATGAGGAAGTTACACGTCTTGATACTTCAAAAAG aaaaaaaatagaaataggcaTTAGTAATCACACACCACATCATATACCAACAGTAACAAAGCCTCTTAATACaagtaaaaagaagaaacctaCTCCAAAAGTgacaaaatcaaataacacACCCATA gtacaatcatcaaataatatagtaCCAATGTCTTTAATGTCAGATGGACATATGACACCAGAAGAAGTAGAAAGACATCTAGAGTCTCGACAAACTTACTTGGAATTAGTACCAGAAAAAGCACCACCTACTGTTCCAACTGAAATGTTTAGCAATGATCCTTCATTAGACag cgaATCTAATGAAATCGGAGAATTAGAAACATCTCCAAGTAATATAGGTGAAGATTGTCCCAGTGTGGATATGATGGCTGAGTGA
- the LOC108001716 gene encoding E3 ubiquitin-protein ligase MARCHF3-like, translating to MTSQRSSVESVLEKIIAKVEAECDQKNKDVKLTIKRKLDIKHDSNKRPKLSLPESFNEEIHCRICYDSSQHLPITYPCKCKGTMGAIHLKCLERWLEESNRNSCELCGYHFDVRRTPRYNILHSIIIWMCLNQQQHQLYVRSLKADLLRSIIITPMAIGCSYICIVAADFYAKNNYDNFPPARWTTYLLLAMMFLLLFSYFIWMYMAIQYHQKVWFYWWQKTSTVRVILNPENRTSINYKSNIISQV from the exons ATGACCAGTCAAAGGAGTTCTGTCGAAAGTGtgctagaaaaaattatagcgAAAGTCGAAGCGGAATGCGatcaaaagaataaagatGTCAAGCTGACAATAAAACGGAAACTTGATATAAAACATGATTCGAATAAAAGACCGAAATTAAGTTTACCCGAATCTTTTAATGAGGAGATACACTGTCGCATTTGCTATGATTCTTCCCAACATTTACCTATTACATATCCTTGCAAGTGTAAG ggAACTATGGGTgcaatacatttaaaatgtttagaaCGTTGGCTAGAGGAAAGTAACAGGAATAGTTGCGAATTATGTGGATATCACTTTGATGTCAGGAGAACTCCTCGctacaatattttacattctataataatttggaTGTGCCTTAATCAACAACAACATCAATTATATGTTCGCAGTTTGAAAGCTGATTTACTTCGGAGCATTATTATTACGCCTATGGCGATAGGATGTTCTTACATTTGTATAGTTGCGGCCGATTTTTacgcaaaaaataattatgataattttcctCCAGCACGATGGacaacttatttattattagctaTGATGTTTCTGTtacttttctcttattttatatgGATGTATATGGCAATACAATATCATCAAAAAGTCTGGTTTTATTGGTGGCAAAAAACAAGTACAGTAAGAGTTATATTGAATCCAGAAAATAGAACTTCAATAAACTACAAGTCTAATATCATATCACAAGTGTAA
- the LOC108001714 gene encoding sin3 histone deacetylase corepressor complex component SDS3, with amino-acid sequence MKSTSSFSSFGLLFLIDSRFSLYKVNSFSNGYGIFRVREIGNGLSSKFCDSDSPFSTMYGQDDYDIDEDNDEYLEDDRDVEEQDESDEDTEEASETDLGKSEEYTEIKEQVYQDKLASLKKQLQQLKDGTHPEYNRKLKRLEAQYKERLRLNIIYRDYLTEWVERDYILEKKAAVKEFEEKKIDLKENLLTDMEEKRKMIESDRHTMELTGDSMEVKPVMTRKLRRRPNDPVPEKVEKRRKPPPAQLNYLLDEKEIESDLKAISRGKVLTTVRKPVLPHYNAINMPSQHIPPPSDSPMIETRIEDGKLLHERRWFHRGQPVYVEGKDLTRFAANISAIGTEAIWVKKVSDGSKVRIYLSQLSRGKISIKRRAS; translated from the exons ATGAAAAgtacttcttctttttcgtctttcggattattattcttaattgatTCTCGTTTTTCTTTATACAAAGTGAACAGTTTCTCAAATGGATATGGAATCTTCAGAGTAAGAGAAATTGGTAATGGACTATCATCTAAATTTTGTGATTCAG ATTCGCCGTTTTCGACTATGTATGGTCAAGATGATTATGATATTGATGAAGACAATGATGAGTATTTAGAGGATGACAGAGATGTTGAAGAACAAGATGAAAGTGATGaag ACACAGAGGAAGCAAGTGAAACAGATCTTGGAAAATCTGAAGAATACACAGAAATAAAAGaaca GGTTTATCAAGATAAATTAGCTAGTTTGAAAAAACAATTGCAACAGTTAAAGGATGGAACACATCCAGAATACAATCGTAAATTAAAACGCTTGGAGGCTCAATATAAAGAAAG attacgattgaatataatttatcgtgaTTATTTGACAGAATGGGTAGAAcgagattatatattagaaaagaaagCAGCAGTGAAGGagtttgaagaaaagaaaatagatttaaaagaaaatttactaACTGACAtggaagaaaaacgaaaaatgatagaatCTGATCGACACACAATGGAACTTACTGGTGATTCAATggaa GTAAAACCTGTAATGACAAGAAAATTACGAAGACGACCAAATGATCCTGTACctgaaaaagtagaaaaacgGAGGAAACCACCTCCTgctcaattaaattatctattagatgaaaaagaaatagaaagtgATTTAAAAGCTATTAGTCGCGGTAAAGTACTGACCACTGTTCGCAAACCAG TATTACCACATTACAATGCAATCAACATGCCTTCACAACATATTCCTCCACCCTCTGATAGTCCTATGATAGAGACTAGAATAGAAGATGGAAAACTTTTACATGAAAGGCGatg gtTCCATCGCGGACAACCAGTATATGTAGAGGGAAAAGATTTAACCAGGTTTGCTGCAAATATTTCTGCGATAGGAACAGAAGcc ATTTGGGTGAAGAAAGTTTCAGATGGAAGTAAAGTGCGGATATACTTATCCCAATTAAGTCGAGGGAAGATTTCGATCAAAAGAAGAGCATCATAA